The genomic DNA CAAACCTAATCAGCAGTCAGGGAAAAGGTTGACTAAAGGCGAGTATTGTTGACTCGATCCCTCTAGGTGCGAACAGATCTCACTTTTGCCAAGGGTATGCAGGCTTTTTCAATCAAAGTCATTACCTTGACACTTGCATCTGATTAAGGACTACAGGATCAGCGATTTGGGGGGTGAATCTGGAGTGATTTCGGACTTGGGAGAAGTGAGGTCTGTTCGCCCCCTGATGACATATTACAAACCGCCAAGCGAACTGCCTACGGAGATAAGGCGTTAGGGTGGTTAGCTGATTCGTGAAGCGTGAACTGCGAACCTCTCGGGTTACAATGCAAGGGCTGACAGTCGCAGAATGCTAGGGTAGTTAATTGCTTCTGTGACTTTCAGCCAAGCTCGACTCCTTAACTGTAGCTTGGCTAGATAATGCAGATAGATAAGCACAAAGAACATCGTTATTACAGTCCCTCACACGGTGTTTTCTCTTTCCGCTGTCCAAAACAAATCACCTTTACACACCCTCAAGCGCGACTGACCCTTGACGCCTGGAAAGTCTCCGTCTAGGCCGGCCGCGTCAGCTTGGCCTGAGCGGGAGATCTCAACCATGAGACCACGCTCGTGCTCGCCCAACTTCGCTTCTTGCTAGAAGGCCTCTGTGTGCGCCTCGACGAATGATTCCTCAAACACGGCGCTCAACAAGATCCTCGGAAAGATGTCGCTGCACTCCGGGGACGGAACTCTCCCATCCGGCTCATCACCTCCGGACGTTGTCGATCGGTACACGAGGACTGCTTGAAAGACCCAGACCTAACGAAGGTcaacctcttcttcctgccgtTCGACGACCATATGGTTTCAGAGCGCGAGTATCCCGTCTTCTACCGCCTCAGTGACTGCAGAGTTACAGCCATCAGCCAATAGCGTTGACATCGACCATGCATCTTCGCTGATCGCCCCGCGAACGAATAAAACAACGATGAACTGAGCGACGGCACGTCATCAACCAGTTTTTCTCCCGGTTGAGCCGGCATAGAGCATGAAGAAAAGACTTCAACGGACGCCGTTCTGGTCCTTGGCCATACCTTGGCGTTCACCAGGCCGTCCGTATGTGCGGGTCCAACGAGGGCCGCTTACAAGGATGCTAAGAATTGCGTGAGCAATAAATTAACGATCGGCCCCCCGGCATGATCATGGCGAACGAGACCCTTAATGTCGACAGCGGGCAGAAAGCACGCTCGGAATTTCTATCACTGCTTCCgtcacggccacggccacagCGTGGAACACGAGGATTACGAGAAGCTCGCACGAGGCGAGACCGGCAGGCCAGTCGTGGCATCACGACGTGTTgacccgggggggggggggcgcgCCGGCGTTGGTCTGGGGTTggcatgccgttggtgaTGGCCGCAAGTGCGCTGAACACAATGCTTCTGCATGGGGAGAGGAAGCGGAGGGGGGAAATAGTCAACAGCAAACAAAAGGAGCGAGGTGTCTTGCCGGCAACGCCGGAGTTGGTTCGTGGGGACGGTGTGTTGGCACCGTCACCTAAAAATAGGCGTGTTCTCTACGAGCTTGCTCCTTGTTGATGCTTGCTGATCCGATTCATAATCAGCAACACCAACGTCAACACGTGCCATAAGCGAAGAAAAGCAACACGTGCCTTGTTACACCTGGCTGCTTCCATATTTGTTTACTTGACCAAGGAAATCAGGTTCAACAGGCTGTTCCACCGTCAAGGATGTAGAAGACCGTGTATCCGGTAGGCAGCTCATGAGCCACCTACTTCACCACTGTAATACGGTTAGAAGAGTCAAACGACATAAAAGGcagtggaggaggggggggcataAAAAGATGACTGCATGAACTAAGACAAAAGGTTGGTGCTTTCAATTTATGACCGATTATATGCCCCGTGACCGTTGACAGCCAACAGTTTTTGCCGTTAGAGTGACCTGATTGGTGCTGCTGCTTAATCTGACCGTAGAGCCGTGGTCGGGCGAGATCCTCCATCCACAGTTGTTGAGCTTGTTGCATGACTTGGCttcttatttatttatttacCAATTAGGCCAGAAGAATCTTGGTTGAGGTCCATCAACTTGAACCTTTTCGGTCATATATGTGCCAGATGCGTGCCGTGAATGAATATTTCAAGTGTTTCTCAACATCACGGGCGTGCCACACTCCTCAACTGGCTCTGTAGTATTATAGTCCAGTTATGTTTGGATTTTGCGATGGAAATCGCCATGCGCTGCCGTGATCAGAATTACGCGATGGCAGATGGATGAACATTGGTGGCGGTGCTTCCGCAGAAACATGAGTAGCAGGTCGCTCGATCGCAGAATGGCCCAGTGTTCTGGACTGATGAGCCTAGATGGCAGCATCTGGACCTTGTTTTCGGCTTCCTGTGACTAATTGGGTGTCTTCAAGTTTCCTTTGATCGGTAAACTCAACTGGGGATCAATCAGCTGGGTGGTCCGAATTCGCTGGCATGCCACATTGGTCCTAAGATGAGCGACAGCCAGGCTGAAGTGTTGGTGCCAGGGGAGGGGTTAATTGCGTTGTCAACTCGGCCTTCAGCCCAACTCATCTCTGAAGCTGGCCTTCCATCTTTGGTAGCGACCCTGCAGCTAGCTAAGCGCCGAGAAGTGATTCCATGTTTCGCCGAGCTGTCGTCGCTCCGAGGGAGCCACTCGCAGAATGGCCAAATTGCGAGGAACCATGGCCATGTGAGCTTTTGTTGCACGGAAAAACGAACAAGTAGAATGGCACGAATGAAGACACCTCGATTAAATGAAAGCCCAGACTTTTGGGTCGCCGCGGACGGGAACGTCGGTAGAGGTTCCGTGCCGTTATGCtataagtcaacatacccacttttggaacaccccctcatttggaacacctaaaaatgcctcaaccccaccaccagcctcctacttcctccaacttcgaactatcacaacaatttcataccttatgcaaataacctcattttttcagaGGACCTTTATTCCTGCCTTATGGCCCagtataccgagtatgaagtcaatcaggcaatccaggctgtttcagacggccaaagcctaaggaaggcagcccgcgaatatggcatcccaattaccaccctccacaaccgtctcacaggcacccaggcaagggcagcagcattttcagaccttcagaggctttcccctgaccaggaggctaagttggctgaatgggtgcgaatccagcatgcccttggtgttgccccaacccatcaacaagtgagggcattcgcagaacgaatcctctgtgctatgggggacaaggagcctataggaaagggctggatccatgcctttctaaagagaaacccatctatcaaggtccagagaagtcgccttattgactctagacgtgttaatggagcatctactgaggttatcagggactggttcaaactcctcgccataccagaggtcaagggcattaaaccatccaatagatacaacatggatgagactggtatccttgagggccagggatctaatgggctggtgctgggcatgtctgagacgaagtctgtacgcaagaaacagcctggatcaagggcatgggtatccatcatcgaatgcatctctgccctgggccatgcccttgatcccctcattatatataagggcaagacagtccagcagcagtggtttcctctagaccttggcccttatgaaggatggcagttcactgcaacagagaatggatggactacagacgacactgcagttgaatggctgcagaaggtcttcatccctcagactatccctcagactgcctcccagggcaaggagggccaggagggcaaggaggaggccagactgctggttgttgatggccatgggagtcacacaacgacggactttatgtggctctgctatattaataacatccatctattgttcctaccaccacatacctcccatgtgctccagccacttgaccagtcagtcttcagccctgtaaaggcagcctataggaaggagcttggataccttagtcagtggaatgactctactattgtaggcaagaggaactttataggctgttatcagaaggctcgtactgcaggtatgacgatgcagaacatcagaagtggttggaaatggacagggttatggcctgtctctatggcgaagcctctgatgagctccctcctactcccaacaacaccaaagccatcagcatcttcagatcaggtcagcaaagggcagtctggaggcaaggaaggcaaggaagctgaaggatgggcatctgcgtcgtctgcagtagtgtggtcgacgccaaggaagatgaaggatctggctgggcagttgaagctattcacagagctagagaatgatgccttcactcaacgccttctattccggaaggtgaaaaaaggcttcagcgagcaggcctatgagctggctactgcccagcataagctggagctcctgcaggcccaagtcaccaatactgcagcaaggaaaagaaggacagtccagatcgacccaaacaccaagttcgccaatattgaggacatccagaaggctcagattgaggctggcgaaaaagaggatatcacagatgaatccagcgactctgatacccctagtgaagctgaaagctgtattgtggtggcatctaggcctagtcaataattaattgaagatggtggtgatgttggggatagcttcattctgggtgttccaaatgagggggtgttccaaaagtgggtatgttgacttattATCCGGACCATCATCCTCCGTCGATCCACCCGGAGGCCTGGCTGATGTCCTTCTCACCCACTCCGGGCGGCCCATTCGTCCAGACGTAGCAATGGCAGCAGAAACACGGCCGTGGtctcgccgtcgtggcgGTCTTGGCTCCCTGTCACCTGGTCTGGTGTCGCCATGTCGCCTCTCGCGGGAGCAACGTCGACAGTCTGGGACGACAAGAGCAGGCCGCGATGCCCCTGGGTCGTGACGGGATGTCGAGCTGTATATATACCCTCTTAAACCTATCCGTCTTCCGATCATTCCACTTCGAACAACGCTAATCAGGACGAGCGCATTTGAGCACATATTCATTCTTTCGGCCCTCTTCCAAGCCCCCTCTTTCGGTCTTTCACTTCCAAGTTCACAACCCGCCCAAACTCACAATGAAggtcctcctctctctccttaCGGCCAGCCTGGCCAGCGCCCACAccatcttctcctccctggaggtcggcggcgtgaACCAGGGCCAAGGCAACGGAGTTCGCATCCCCTCCTACAACGGCCCCATCGAGGACGTCACGTCCAACTCCCTCGCCTGCAACGGACCGCCCAACCCCACGTCCCCGACCTCCAAGGTCATCACCGTCCAGGCCGGCCAGAACGTGACCGCCATCTGGCGCTACATGCTCAGCACGACCGGTTCCGGACCCGCGGACGTCATGGACAGCAGCCACAAGGGCCCGACCATCGCCTACCTGAAGAAGGTCGGCGACGCCACCACCGACACCGGCGTTGGCAACGGCTGGTTCAAGATCCAGCAGGACGGCTTCAGCAACGGCGTCTGGGGCACCGAGAAGGTCATCAACGGCCAGGGCCGCCACAGCATCAAGATTCCCGAGTGCATCGCCCCCGGCCAGTACCTCCTCCGCGCCGAGATGATTGCCCTGCACGGTGCCGGCAGCTACCCTGGCGCGCAGTTCTACATGGAGTGCGCCCAGATCAACGTCGTCGGAGGAACCGGCACCAAGACCCCCTCAACCGTCAGCTTCCCCGGTGCCTACAAGTCATCCGACCCCGGCGtcaccatcagcatcgtgAGTCTAGTTCCCATTCTGGTCGTGTATATCTATCAGTTGGCTAACCAGCATGATCTTACAGTGGTGGCCTCCCGTTACCAACTACGTCATCCCCGGCCCCGACGTGTTCACCTGCTAAACGCACGATGGCGTATAAAGAGTcaaaaggaggaggaaacgGAACACTCACTGCGAGCACATTCAGTCTTTAGTATCTACTCTGCTTCTTGCCCGGGTGGGACCCCATATGGAGTCTGTTGTCTTGGGCTATTCTTGTACATAGTTACCAAACGTCAATAAATTTGTGCTCATCAAAGTTTGAACAACCCCCTGAGGGATCTTGGTTGTAGGGACCAATTGGAAATGGGGCTCTGGATCAACTTATCAAGATGCAGATTGAGGTTGAATGCAAAAGCGACTGCACATCTCTTGCTGTGTTAGTTGAAAGTGTGAGTACATCACGCCCCAAATGCTTTGCCTGAATATCACAAATAGAACCACGAGAGTTGAATTCACACCCAACGGTGTGGCGTTGCCCAGCCATTTTCTGGAGGAGCAGAAGGTGCTACACAGAGCTGAAGCTCAAATACATTGGAGCATTTGCCGGCAAGGTTGGTGAAGATTGCTGCAATGGAGGCGGTTGCATAGAACATAGAGGAAACTTGGCGATCAGGAAACTTGTGACCCTCAGCCGACAATTTCAATTTGGCAGAGATGAAACCCAGTCAGATCTTGACCTTGCCCAGTTGTGGTAAGCTGCAGCTGTGTACCCAGGCATCAAGAAAGAGAAACAACGATTTCTACAGGTGTTGAGAGAATCACAACGAAATGAATCTGCTGCTGTGGGAGTTCAACACAATGCATCGGGTGGGTCTACTGTTAAGAAAGGTAGGAAATTTATCCAGCAGCCATGAAATACGCTGAGAACCATCTCCCCCTGTTTTCTCAGAGTAGAACAAAGGGTGCAGGGGTGAACGATATCATCTTTCCTACCAAGACTACCAGTTTTGCAGCAGAGATTAGAGACAACAAGCCGACTAATTACTGTCTTTGTATTTATGTGATCTATCAGTTGGAAGCTTCAAGCGCTTTGTGGAACCACCATAGTGTTTCAGACAGAGGCCCAGTCAAGAACAATCAAGAGATTGCAGCCTATGAATGGACCATAACAAGATCTACAAAGCTGAGTCAAGCTGAAGAGTGAGCTGACTTGCTAACAGTCAGAAGTCTTGTCATAACAGTACTATAACAACTTCAAAGACTGAGTAACTACGCTTTGAATCCAGAGTCCCTTAGATGATGCTCTTCACTAGGTGTTATAAATACCAAGCTGTCAGACTGACGTGCAGTGAGCTATGTATTTTATGCCAAAACAGACCATTGCTTGAATCCAAGCTCACGGGGCTCAAAGTCCTCAAGTTTCCCAGTTCTTCAGCGCCAGCGCAAAGGCTGAGCACGCCAGCTCCGCCTACCCATCAACACCCATCCTGTCCACGCCTGGTGACCCAAGACACGTCCACTCTGGCGATGAAGGATTTGTTTACGTGCTCCTTCCTGGCTGTTTATCTCTACTGCTCCTTCCTGTTTTCTCGGGTCTCGAGTAGCCCTCTGTTCTAAGCACAGAAACCCCAGGGCGAAAATATCTAATTTTCCTCCTCGGCTGTGGACACTCGAGATCTTCTTCCTCACCCTCCATTCGAGCCTCCCCAAACCCCGGCTTATATCTCCAGGCGTGATTGTCACATTTCATCATACTTTTCAACGAGAGCTCATCAAAATCTTCAGAGGTCCTGTCGTTAGCTTCCTCCCCATCAACAAAAACCTCTGCGCAGTCTCCTCTCGACGCTGCCATCGCCCTCATCACATACAAAGGCATTTTGACAGCCACTCCTGACGTTGTATCGGGCTGCCTAAGCTACTAGTCTACTCACACAAGCATTCTCATCGTCTTCTATCTCTTCAGAACTGTCTCACATCATCATCGCGTTCTGCCTGCCACAATGTCAATTCAGGAGGCAGAGATGGGCTCTCTCGGCCTGGAGGATCTCTCCCTTGAGACCTCTGTCGAGACCGCCGAGATGGACACTCTTGTCTTGGACGGTCTCCCCCTCGAGATCCGCGAGGGCATCGCCAAGATGCTCTGCACCCACTGCGTCCCTACCACGATTCACTTTGCGGGCTACAAGGCCTCCAAGAAAACACTGTTCAACCTTTGCCTCGTCAGCAAGGACTGGAACAAGATCGCGACGCCCGTCCTCTATGAGGCCTTCAACTCGACCGAGAAGAACACCACCTTCGGATTCCTCGAGACGATCATCATGCGCCCCGAACTGGGCGCCTACGTCAAGACCGCCTACCTCACGCCCTCGGCCAACCTCTACGGCCAGACCCAGGTCAACCGCTACAAGCAATCCATCAGCGACCGGGCGGCCGCCTTGGGCATCGATCCCACCGAGCACGACAGGTTCTGGGGCTCCTCCCGCGCCGACTCCATCTGGGAGAACGAGCTTCGGTTCTTCCTAGAGGAGATGCTTCTCCTCCACACTCCGAACATCGTGTCGGTGACCCTCAAGGACCGgcccgaggtcgtcgacgcccagtTCGCCTTCAGATTcctcgccatggccgccgtgcAGAacccgcagcagcagcagttgTGGGACGGCTTGAAGAGCCTCCGCAACGTCGCCATGGACATCGGCGTGAGCCTCATCACGGACGAGCGCTCTCACGTGGCCTACCTTTGCCGCCTCGCCTCCTTCGCGCCCAACGTGCGCGTCCTGAAGATCCACGAGATCTTCGTCCCGTACTGTTTCCACGGCCTTCGCGTGGCCAGCCACGCCGCCTCCCTGCCGCGTCCGCCCATGGTGGTCCCGCCTCGCCTGGCGGTCTTCCTCGCGAACCTCACGTCGCTCAAGTTCGCCAGCCACGTCCGCTTCCGGGAGTCCCCCAAGATCTTCCGCCAGATCGTCGCGCACTgcaccggcctcgtcgaggtccagTACGGCGCGGGCTCGCTCGACGCCGCGTCGGCGCTGCACATCCTGTACCCGCTGCGCCCAACCCTGAAGCGCCTTCGCCTCACGCTCCAGGTCGCCCCCGGTGACCGCACCATCTGGGACGGCCTCAACAGCCTGCACGTCTCGCCGTTCCACATCGTCGCGAGCTTCGCGTCCCTCGAGGTTCTGCGCTTCGACTTCACCGGCCGCTGCCTCAACGAGCTGCCCCCGAGCCACACGCAGCGACCCGACATGACGGTGGCACTCACGAAAGCCCTGCCCCCTTCCCTGCGGGTGCTGTTCCTCACGGGCTGCGAGTGGGCgtacctcgtcgagggcatctCCCAGCTGCggaagctcgtcgaggagcgcAAGTTGCCCAGCCTCCAGAAGCTCCACGTGGCGTGCACAAGCCTCGCCCGGGACAAGCCCTTCATCAAGACCTTTGCCAAGCACGACGTCGACATGAAGATCTTCCTGCACCGGTTCTCGGCCCGCGAGGAGaatgccggcctcgaggaggagggatgggACCAGTACGGAAGCCTTGCTTGattggacgacgatgaacaCATGACGACTATCGAGACCGTGGGGAATGGATAAGGATACATTACTTTGGGGATCCTTTGTACACAAGAGCTTCGAGGGAGACGAAAAAAGAAgcacagacagacagaaaaCTGCGCAATGGAAGCCGGCATTGCAACGTAAGTGGTGATTATCGCAGGTGTACTCAGGAACCATGGTCATTACCTAGGTAAGACCCAAGTACCTACTTACAAGTGTATGCTACAACCTACCCAGCTCTCATGGCGATTCGTGAAATAGGCGCCGAGATGGCTACTTGCCTGGTGTAGACTTTGTAGGTAGGAATGGATAGTGGACGTACAGCATAAGTGAAGTAGATATGGGTGTCGAAGTCAACCAGCATTAGATGGCTAGCAGGCAAGCCAAGAAGTACACACTGACAAGCATGAAACCTCAAGACTTTCGTGACAGGCAGGATAGGAATTCCTTAAGCATCGTTCCGCTACAAGTCGAGCAATCGCGTTGCATGGTGTAGCATGAGAAGACGAGGGTAGATTTATTGCAATTGTGGCCATACGAATTGAGAGTTGTGGTGGTCCGGTGATCAAGTTGCCGACACACCAACATGGCTATTTGTAATTCCCATAGACGCTCTGATTATTGACGTATTATTATTTTGTGAACAGAGTCTCAAGTGTACATGCGTCTTTCCCGACACCTATCCTTTTATCGACTCTTTATGTACAACAGCCCCCTCAGCCCTTTCAAAGGGCGGCGAGAGCTCCGAGAGCGATCATACCGAATGCGCCCATAGAgcccatggcggcggcggcggcgggctgagcCGTGGAGGTAGCAGCGGCACCCGAGCcggaagcggcggcggtgggggCGGATGTGACGGAGGCAGAGGTAGTGACGCCGGAAGCGGCAGCAGACACAGAGGCCGATGCGGAAGCCGATGCCGAGGCAGCAgcggaggagagagaggcgatggcggaagagacggcggcggaggcggacTCGACGGGGGGGACCGAGGCGCCGTTGGTGACCTCGCGACAGAATTTGGCAGCGGCGGGGAGGAGCTCGCCTGACGGGTGTGTGTTAGTACCGGCCTGAGAGATGGCGGTGGCAAgacgagaggagaggagaagacaAAACAAATCTGGAAAAGAGGGGAGATGAACAGGGTCAAAACATACCGGTGGCGACGTCGCTGGGGCAGGACTGGAGGACGCAGGGAACACCGACGGTGTAGATGTTGCGGTAGTTGGTGGCCTCGCAGATGCAGGCCGAGTCGTCGATGCTGCTGCACTTGGTGCCGTCCTTGACGGCCTGGGTCAGGCACTCGACGGAGCACTTGGGGATAACGTCGGTGAACTTTtgctgggcgacggcgaggccggcggtggcCAGGAGGACGTAGGAGTACTTCATCTTGACAGTGTTGTGCAAACGGTCTTGAGTGGTTGATTCTTGACGC from Colletotrichum higginsianum IMI 349063 chromosome 3, whole genome shotgun sequence includes the following:
- a CDS encoding Glycosyl hydrolase family 61, with protein sequence MKVLLSLLTASLASAHTIFSSLEVGGVNQGQGNGVRIPSYNGPIEDVTSNSLACNGPPNPTSPTSKVITVQAGQNVTAIWRYMLSTTGSGPADVMDSSHKGPTIAYLKKVGDATTDTGVGNGWFKIQQDGFSNGVWGTEKVINGQGRHSIKIPECIAPGQYLLRAEMIALHGAGSYPGAQFYMECAQINVVGGTGTKTPSTVSFPGAYKSSDPGVTISIWWPPVTNYVIPGPDVFTC
- a CDS encoding F-box domain protein, translated to MSIQEAEMGSLGLEDLSLETSVETAEMDTLVLDGLPLEIREGIAKMLCTHCVPTTIHFAGYKASKKTLFNLCLVSKDWNKIATPVLYEAFNSTEKNTTFGFLETIIMRPELGAYVKTAYLTPSANLYGQTQVNRYKQSISDRAAALGIDPTEHDRFWGSSRADSIWENELRFFLEEMLLLHTPNIVSVTLKDRPEVVDAQFAFRFLAMAAVQNPQQQQLWDGLKSLRNVAMDIGVSLITDERSHVAYLCRLASFAPNVRVLKIHEIFVPYCFHGLRVASHAASLPRPPMVVPPRLAVFLANLTSLKFASHVRFRESPKIFRQIVAHCTGLVEVQYGAGSLDAASALHILYPLRPTLKRLRLTLQVAPGDRTIWDGLNSLHVSPFHIVASFASLEVLRFDFTGRCLNELPPSHTQRPDMTVALTKALPPSLRVLFLTGCEWAYLVEGISQLRKLVEERKLPSLQKLHVACTSLARDKPFIKTFAKHDVDMKIFLHRFSAREENAGLEEEGWDQYGSLA
- a CDS encoding CFEM domain-containing protein, which produces MKYSYVLLATAGLAVAQQKFTDVIPKCSVECLTQAVKDGTKCSSIDDSACICEATNYRNIYTVGVPCVLQSCPSDVATGELLPAAAKFCREVTNGASVPPVESASAAVSSAIASLSSAAASASASASASVSAAASGVTTSASVTSAPTAAASGSGAAATSTAQPAAAAAMGSMGAFGMIALGALAAL